Below is a genomic region from Brassica oleracea var. oleracea cultivar TO1000 chromosome C9, BOL, whole genome shotgun sequence.
GCTAATTAGAGTATATTGCAACTTTTGTTTTCTTGCAGACAAGTTTGGTCCGTGCTGTTGTGCAGGAATGTGATGCGCATTTGACTGTTTTAAGGTACTTTTCTTTGTAGCTTCTGTATAATATATGGTACGAGTGTTCAAAAAATGGGTCTAGTCAGCAAATCGGATTTGAACTATAATCTATAAGACGCCTAACCACTGTCTAGCCATTTCTTGAACATTGTATGGTATGGTATGGAGGAAATAGGTGAAAGCTAATATGTGCTTTGTCATTGTGTGGCAATGCTCTGTTTCAGCCCTCATTCAGTGCATAGAGCTCATGCTGGAGAAAGCGAGAAAGTCTTAAGGGAAGCTTTTGCTGAGGCTTCTTCCCACGCTGGTTCAGACAAGCCATCTGTGATTTTTATCGATGAAATCGACGTTCTTTGTCCTCGGCGTAGTTCTAGGTATTGTATCACTCATTTATTTGTTAGTTAATCCTATAGTTTTTACGAGATTGAGAATAAATTTGTTTCTTCTCTAAAATGTAGAGGAGAGCAAGGTGTTCGTATTGCTTCTCAGCTCTTTACACTCATGGACTCAAACAAACCTTCATCATCTCCGCCAAGAGTTGTTGTTGTAGCATCCACAAATAGGTTGGATGCAATTGATCCAGCGCTAAGAAGGGCGGGGCGGTTTGATACTTTAGTTGAAGTGAGCACACCTAATGAGGAGGATCGCTTAAAAATCCTGCAGGTAATATTGAGTTCTTAAATGGGATTTGCCTATTGGTGCTTAAGTTGGAGGTTTATGTTTGCTATTCTTTTCAGCTGTACACAAAGAAAGTTAGCGTAGATCCTACTCTCGATCTGCAAGCCATAGCAACGTCTTGCAACGGTTTTGTTGGAGCAGATTTGGAAGCTTTATGTCGTGAAGCAACCATATCCGCAAGCAAAAGATCCTCAGATTCTCTTATCTTAACATCACAAGACTTCAAGGTTGCAAAATCTGTGGTTGGTCCAAGTATAACAAGAGGGATCACAGTTGAGATCCCTAAAGTGACATGGGACGACGTTGGTGGTCTTAAAGACTTGAAGGTAAAATAGCTTTTACAATGCTGTTGTCTTCCTCTTCCATTGGGACTGATGTGTTTTTTATTGCGGACAGAAAAAGCTCCAGCAAGCTGTTGAATGGCCTATCAAACACTCAGCTGCGTTTACAAAGGTGGGGATATCGCCGATGCGGGGAATACTCCTCCATGGTCCTCCAGGTTGCTCAAAGACAACTCTTGCTAAAGCCGCTGCAAATGCTGCTCAAGCTTCCTTCTTTTCCTTGTGCTGCGCGGAGCTGTTCTCTATGTATGTTGGAGAAGGTGAAGCGTTATTGAGGAACACGTTTCAAAGAGCTAGACTTGCTTCTCCTAGTATAATATTCTTTGATGAAGCTGATGTTGTCGCTTGTAAAAGGTTTGTTGTCTCTTATCTCTCTCCTAATTCTTGCTTTTTTGTGTTATAGACTCTTTTAACATGTTTACATCCGTGGTGGGTCGTTGTAGAGGTGATGAGGGGTCAAGCAATAGTTCAACAGTTGGAGAAAGACTTCTGTCTACACTCTTAACCGAAATGGATGGTCTTGAAGAAGCAAAGGTACACAAAAGTTCATAGATTTTGATGCCCTTATTGGTTTACAATGATAGTGATGTGTTTTTGGTTCAGGGGATTCTTGTCCTGGCTGCTACAAACCGCCCCTATGCAGTAGATGCAGCTCTAATGCGACCTGGTCGGTTCGATCTCGTAAGAACATCCCTATTTTTCATTCTAAAATAGAGTTTGGACTAACCTTATTCTTTTTTTATTCTATAATAGAGTAATTCATTTATTCACTCTATTTTTTGGAATACAATCTAACTCCATTATAGAATTATTTTGAAAAGACAAGAATAATCCATTGGATGGTCTAAGTCCTCACATTGGTTCACTTTGATCAGTAAAACGGATTGTTAACCTTCTCTTTGAAATGTTTTTTTTTTGTGTGTGTTTAGGTGCTGTATGTCCCACCGCCTGATGTAGAAGCTCGGTTAGAGATACTGCAAGTGCATACACGCAACATGAGACTAGGAGACGATGTTGACCTCAGAAAAATGGCTGAGGAGACGGAACTTTTTACTGGTGCAGAGCTGGAGGGTCTATGCAGAGAAAGTGGAACAGTGTCGCTTAGAGAAAACATTGCAGCGAGCGGTGTCTTCAACCGCCATTTCCAAACCGCGAAGAAGTCGCTTAAACCTGCGTTGACGGTTGAAGAAGTTGAGACTTATGCATCATTCAGGAAGTCAAAGAGTTCGGATTCAAGAACGGTTCGGGTTGAGAAAAAGAAAGTGAATCACTCCAATGTTCTGGGGTTAGGGTTGTCATGGAAGGTTGGTGTATTGAGCTTAATGTTGGTTGCTGCTGGAAACTTTTACTTGAAGCAGACTAAACATGGTGAACTAGCTGCTGCTACATGAATCTTCTAAAAGCCTTCTCTTTTTTTTTTATTCTCAATATAGTATCTTTTTGTTTCTAAGTTCACATATTTTTTCTCAACAGTGCAGAAAAAATAAAGTTCAGATTTTTAAATGTATAAAAACGGCAAAGAATAATATTCGAACAATGACAAAGAGACCGGCCATTACATATAAAAAGTGAATGGCCCACAAACCTTATTCACCATAGAAATCGTCAAATTTATTGAAAAGCACCAATAATTAATTACACTGGGGAAGTTTAAACCGATTGAATAATTGTAGCTTTGTTCCAATCCAAATTCTAAAATAGTTACGTATTAATTGACCGGTTTTGAAAACCAGTAATTTTGAATTCAAATATTTCGATGTAAACAGTCGATTTTCATTTATCAACATTTGAAATTGATGGTTAACCGAAGAAGCGATCAATTGAACCGGAACCGGGTTGAGCTTATATAGATAGACTGGTTTGCTTATGGACTGTAGTCAGTTTTACTGAGGCTCTCCTTCCGTTAGCTTCTTCATCTAGATCTGATCGCGATTTTCGCCGGAAGGTTAGTTTCTCAAATTCTCAGATCGATTTCTTCTTCGTATAACTTGTATTCGTAGCTCCGGTGTCGTAAAGCGAGTCTAGATCTCGTAGATTCCTCCTTGGATTACAGTGTGGAGATTTGGTCTATAGAGATTCGGTAGATTCAAGAATTTCGATTCCATTTCGCTTGTTTTAGATCTGATTGTGGCGATTAACAGGTTTTCGTCCACTGATTGAAAGCGCTTGTCATTTTCTCGTAAAGATTCTCCGAGAATCATGAATTTGTTTTGCCTCTTTTTGTTGTTTTGAGCTGTGGATTTTGAATTAGCATCTCTGGTTTTGGATTATTATCTTCTAGGAGGAGGGGATCATAGTATGTATCTATGATTGTGAATACAAAGAAACTATGATCCTATAAGCAACATTCACTTGTAAAATTTGAACGGTCTTTCCAGATTGGTCTGGCTATAATACCATAGTTATCAAGTCACGATTTGTCTTTTATTGGATTCTTGGTTTCAGAGGTCTCTTTATCTATGGGTCGTGGAAACAGCTGTGGTGGAGGTCAAAGCTCACTCAATTATCTCTTCGGTGGTGGTGGTGATGCTCCTCCTCCTAAGCCCGCTCCAGCTCCTTCTGCTCCACCAGCACAAGCACCTGTAGCTGTGACTGCAACTGCTCTCACCACCGCTACTACCAGCGTTGAGCCTGCAGAGGTCAACAAGCAGATACCTGCTGGTATCAAAACTCCTGTTAACAACTATGCTCGAGCTGAAGGGCAAAACACTGGAAACTTCCTCACTGTATGTTTTTGATTTTGTCTCCTCTTTGAATGATTTGTTACTCTCTCTGAAATGGTTCTCTTTGCAGGACCGTCCTTCGACCAAAGTCCATGCAGCTCCTGGAGGTGGATCATCCTTGGATTATCTTTTCACTGGTGGCAAGTAAAGTATAAAAAAAAACATTATGTGTAATGCAAATGCGTATCCATTGTCTCCTTGTTGCATTCGCACACTATAAAAACTGTTTGATGTGAGCCCAGCCTTTAATGATAAGAAGTCGGTTTCTTGTCAATCTATCTCCGTCGTTTCTTTTGTAATGTTCTGATGAAAAGTGTTCCAAATAGTTTGAATCAAGAAAAAGCTTGCAAGTTCTCTTGTTGCCGAACTCCGTGACTTTTAGATCCGACTCACCTATAAGATTCGTAGGGAGGATGAAGAGAGTGTGCCACAAGTCGTGAACTTTACGTGCCCGCCCGTGTTACTACGTAAGCCAGCTCATGTGTCTCCATGAATCTTAGGGGCGGAAGGGAGAGAAGTTTCTAGGTCCCATGACTCTTGCATATGCAGCTCCAAATGTGTTGTCGGGTAGATCCCAAGCATGGCCTACTTGTTCTGACACAACACGAGGACGCTCCAGCAGCATAGTCTCCAGAGAAAAGAGACAAGATCAAAACACTCATTGTAATTAACTCTTGGAAACAAAGACAAATCATTTAGACTTATTCTTGGGTTCACTCCCTAGAGTGAATCTCTAGGTTCACCAACCAACAAGATTGTGTTATTTCATATTCTATATTTAAAAAAAAAAACAAAATATTATCAAATTATATTATCTTTTTAAAATTAAGAGATAAAAAGAAATAAATAAAAAATAGTAGTAATTACAAAAAAAATATTTTTAACGTCGTCAGCAAAATATTAAACCCTAAATCCTAATCCCTAAACCCTAAACCCTTGGGTAAACCCTAAACTCTAGGATAAATCTTAAACTCTAGGATAAATCTTAAACTCTAAATCAAAATCACTAAACACTAAAACACTCAAGGATTTAGGGTTTAGGATTTAGGGTTTAGAGTTTTAGGGTTTAGTGTTTTTATTTAAAGTTTAGGATGTATCCAAGGGTTTAGGGTTTACCCACGGGTTTAGGGTTTACCCCAGGGTTTAAGGTTTACCCAAGGGTTTATGTTTTATCCAAGGATTTAGGTTTACCCAAGGGTTTAGGGTTTAGGGATTAGGATTTAGGTTTTAGTGTTTTGCTGGTGACGTTAAAAAGATTTTTTTAATTTTTTTTTCTGTAGCTGCTATTTTTTTTTTTACTTTTTCTTTTAAAAACAAAATATAACTTGATAATATTTTGTTTCATTTTTTAAAAGATATCGAATTTGAAATAATGAAATCCTATTGGCTGGGGAATCTAGAGGTTCACCCAAGAATAACTCAATCATTTATACCAAATCCATAAAAGAAAAACCAACAAAGGAAACATCAACTTGAAAACTCGAACATGACAGCAGATCCCATTGCCACCACCGCTTTAAAATAAACAAAGTCTCTTTTAAAAAAACATTCCATAAGACGTAGCATGTTGGTTTATCAGAAACAAATAAGTTTATGGACTAAAGTTAATAAATAGAATGAAGAAATGTCAATGCGTCATGCGGCAACAATAGAGATACTAGCATGGAGACAACTTGACCATATAATACCACGCAATTGGAAAGGATTCTAGCTATTGTCTTAGAGGTCTTCGGTTTGAGTAACTGTTGGGATAAAACTAATATTTCGTATTGTGGTTTTGAGAATGAAAAAATTATGGGTTTTGACCTCAAACCTTCTGATATATTCAAAATAAGAAACTCCATATAAAATTGGTAAAGTGATATAAGGGGAATGATGTGGTTCACAAGTGACTTGGATTATTCGAGGTCCGAAGGTTACTGCTTAGGAGCTGGAAAGAGATAAAGGAATCAGTGTATGACATCCGTAGAAGCAGAGTTAAGCTCTACTAATAGCAATCCAACGCACAAAGAGTGTAAGACGAAAATAAATCAATAAAAATTATAATTTAACTTTAAAAATATGGAATTTTTCCTTGATGTTGCATTAAGTGTTTAGTTAACTATTTTACAACGAGTGAAAGTCAAAATAGTAACGCAACTACAAATCTACAATAACATGATAAATCAAATTAATTTTTAAATTTGTTTTTATACATGATTAGTAACATTTATGAGTTACTAATGAATTAGACTTCTAAATCATACTAAATTAACAACACCACATGTTATTAATCCAAACCAAAATGTCATATTTGAATGTGACAATAAAACGATAGTTAAACTCATAGAAAATGAAATCATGAACTTTGGATATCCCAATTCTCTGCTTCTCAATGTATTTTCTGTCTTCCTCATTTTGATTTTTTTTAAATTTTAAATTTAAATTCAATTTCTGTCTCATTGTATATTCTCTCTTCTTCATTTAGATCATATTCAAGTCTTTTAAATTCACATTTCAAAGTTTGTCAACTTTTTTCTTATTAAACTTCAATACGTTGGTTTTTCTCAGTTTTTCATGCATTGCAAATGTATATTAGATTAAATATTTAAAATAATATAATATTTCAAATTCACACAACATAAAAAAAAAGTTTATGCACCTGAAATCAGAGCCATGTGAAGGCTTTTTGATGCTGTAAGAAAAATAAAAATAGTATATAATTTTAACAATATTATCTTATGACAACTAATATCTAACCTATACTAAAAGGTGAATATGAAGCCTTAAAAAATATTAACGAATTAGAACATTTCTACATAAATGAAAATGTTGGACCTGATTTTTTTTATCTGTTCCAAAATTATCGTGTGGCCTGTTAGGCCCAAACTTGAGATGCTGATTTGTTGATATGTTTCGCCTCTTCTACTTCTCCATGTCCGTTGCCGATTCTTTCACCTCTGTTTTTGGAAAACCTCCTTTTCTTTTATGGTAAAACGTCCGTTATTTTGATGAAACCAACCTCAAATTAATTTTTATCAGTAAAAGCAGATGGATTGTTGGTTGTGCGGCTAGCTGTGCGATTGACATCAAAATTCACAAAGGTAAAGTCTTTCCATCAATATGCATCTCGATAAAATATTGATTTTCTTTCTTGCGTTTGCTGATTCCTGGCACAATTCATTTTAATCCTTAGGATGA
It encodes:
- the LOC106313759 gene encoding cell division control protein 48 homolog B, producing METQTSGCDNIVGDDTWRAEAEIGGNERALQALRELIIFPFRYPLEARTLGLKWSRGLLLYGPPGTGKTSLVRAVVQECDAHLTVLSPHSVHRAHAGESEKVLREAFAEASSHAGSDKPSVIFIDEIDVLCPRRSSRGEQGVRIASQLFTLMDSNKPSSSPPRVVVVASTNRLDAIDPALRRAGRFDTLVEVSTPNEEDRLKILQLYTKKVSVDPTLDLQAIATSCNGFVGADLEALCREATISASKRSSDSLILTSQDFKVAKSVVGPSITRGITVEIPKVTWDDVGGLKDLKKKLQQAVEWPIKHSAAFTKVGISPMRGILLHGPPGCSKTTLAKAAANAAQASFFSLCCAELFSMYVGEGEALLRNTFQRARLASPSIIFFDEADVVACKRGDEGSSNSSTVGERLLSTLLTEMDGLEEAKGILVLAATNRPYAVDAALMRPGRFDLVLYVPPPDVEARLEILQVHTRNMRLGDDVDLRKMAEETELFTGAELEGLCRESGTVSLRENIAASGVFNRHFQTAKKSLKPALTVEEVETYASFRKSKSSDSRTVRVEKKKVNHSNVLGLGLSWKVGVLSLMLVAAGNFYLKQTKHGELAAAT
- the LOC106313748 gene encoding protein SPIRAL1-like produces the protein MGRGNSCGGGQSSLNYLFGGGGDAPPPKPAPAPSAPPAQAPVAVTATALTTATTSVEPAEVNKQIPAGIKTPVNNYARAEGQNTGNFLTDRPSTKVHAAPGGGSSLDYLFTGGK